TATGTCCCTCTGGTTATTGATGAGTGGTAACTAATACATTGTAACATAGGAAAGTAATTGGAAGGCATAAATCATAATCAATCCTATCATGTTATGTCCAGTGTTTGACTGTGTTCAGAAAGCATATTATGGAAGTATCAATGTATGTTATTGATATTATCTTGCtctttctatcctctctctctctctctctcccctataatctccccatcccatctctctccctatcccttcatctctcatcaatttctctctatccctccctcatcaatttccctccatccctcatcaatttccctccatccctcatctatttctctctccatgcctccatctctcatcaatttctctccatccctccatctctcatctatttccctccatccctccatctctcatcaatttctctccatccctcatctatttctctctccatccctcaatctctcatctctcccccagaCTCTCCTGCCGTCTCAGTATTGGTACTATATGATAGAGCTGGGTTTCTACGTCTCTCTAGTCTTCAGTGTGGCGTCAGACGTCAAACGGAAAGTAAGTGTGCAACATGCCTGCTCTACGAAACACACTATGCTTGTAACAATCAAGTATACAGTATACAAATGAAGCACTAAAAATGGTGGTACAGAATCCCTTTACTTACAGTCCTATTCACTTTAAGAGTCAATCAATTACAGCACGCAGATCACCTGAAGATTCTTCCATACATGGGGGAGTGCAGTTTACAAGATCAGGGATAGTGGTTAACCAAGCCTGCACACTCTGTTAGCTACAAGTGATTCATTGAAAGCAGTAAGCAAGTCTTTCCGATCCCTCTCCTGCTGTCGCCATGGTGTTGCCCCTGTGCTGACGACCAGGGGTTACTGTCATGACACTGATGTCAGTGTGTATAGGGCCAGGGGGCAACTTCAGGAGGTGGACATTAGACTGATatgacgtgtttgtgtgtgtggagccGGAGGTTAAAGgggagtttgtcagtggactctACTCCACTAGGGTCAGGTCAGTACAGACAGTGTGTACCTGCTAAAGTCACCTGATGGTCCTCTGGCATGATttactatagtgtgtgtgtgtgtgtgtgtgtgtgtgtgtgtgtgtgtgtgtgtgtgtgtgtgtgtgtgtgtgtgtgtgtgtgtgtgtgtgtgtgtgtgtgtgtgtgtgtgtgtgtgtgtgtgtgtgtgtgtgtgcgtgcgtgcgtgcgtgcgtgcgtgcgtgcgtgcgtgcgtgcgaagGATCAGAATGTTATCAAGGTAACAAAACACAAACTCtaaccttctctctccctccctgcatgtctctctttccctccttctctccctcccttcctctctgtaggACTTTAAGGAGCAGATGGTTCACCATATGGCCACCATCTTCCTCATCAGTTTCTCCTGGTGTGTCAACTACATCAGAGCGGGCACGCTCATCATGCTGCTGCACGACTCCTCCGACTATTTACTGGAGGTACAACCAATTACAGGAGAGCTGGGTCGCCAGCATAACATGATAATAATATCACTGCCATGATACGATAATAAACACAATAATACTATGGTGATTTAGTAGTTGCTGTTATCCAAAACAACTTACAGTTAGCACATGTAGTTTGTAAGTGGGGCCCACAGGGGAATCACCCACAAGGAAATCCCATTTTATTTGATAAACCAGGAAGTGGACAAAGTACTACTGATATTGGAGAAGTGGAGATATGGAGAGATTTAGTACTGTCACCTGGTGGAAGAAATATGCCATTACAATAATtttctaacaacaacaacaacctttctctctctctctgatagtccGCTAAGATTTTCATCTATGCTGGATGGAGAAACACCAGTAACTACGTCTTCTTCCTCTTCGCTGCCGTCTTCATCTTCACTAGACTCTATATCTTCCCCTTCTAGTGAGATGACACCTGAACACTCCCACCACACACCaatgttctgtctctctcacacccattctgattgttttatttatgtaacctttatttaactaggcaagtcagttaacaacacatTCTGATTAGCATCATAAATGTCTGTTAATTGTCTATTGGTTGTTACTGATGTTATTCGCTCTTcttgccccccccctctctctctcagcatcatTTATTCTACGTACATTTATCCAATGACTATGTACTCTCCGTTCTTTGGATACTACTTCCTGAATTTCCTTATGATGGTGCTGCAGTGTCTCCATATCTTCTGGGCCATCCTCATTCTGCGTATGGCCGTCCGCTTCCTGAGCAGCGATGTATGTACACAACACTGCACACACAACCTGACAACACTGCACACCCTCTGacaacactacacacatacaccctaataacactacacacacacacacacaccctgacaacactacacacacacatcctgacaacactacacacaccctgacaacactacacacacacacatcctgacaacactacacacacacatcctgacaACACTGAACACACATCCTGACAACACTGAACACACATCCTGACAACACTGAACACACATCCtgacaacactacacacacatctagacaacactacacacacaacctgGCAGCACTGAACACACATCCTGACAACACTAGACACACAGCCATTACAGTACTGCACACGCATCCTGACAACACTGAACACACAACCCAGTCTATCTTTATTGTTTTTCTTGTATGTGAGAGAGAAATTAATATGTGGGAAACAGAtgtagagacatagagagactgggagaggaggggtgggtggaggagagagactgggagaggaggggtgggtggaggagagagactgggagaggaggggtgggtggaggagagagactgggagggatgggtggaggagagagactgggagaggagggtgggtggaggagagagactgggagaggaggggtgggtggaggagagagactgggaggggtgggtggaggagagagactgggaggggtgggtggaggagagagactgggagaggaggggtgggtggagaagagagactgggagaggaggggtgggtggaggagagagactgggagaggaggggtgggtggaggagagagactgggagaggagggtgggtggaggagagacactgggagaggaggggtgggtggaggagagagaaagtttATTCAGAAATCACACGTTGATATGTGTTGGAAAGCCCAGCTGATAAAGAGCAGCAGTCTGGTTTGGGTTGTTTGCGGAAAGGAAAAGTAATGTCTCTGGACGGatgacatgtttctaaacacacctctctttctttccctcctttCGCTTCAGGAAAAGGTGGAGGACGAGAGGAGCGATAAAGAAGAGACAGACGAgtcaggggaggaagaggaaggggtggAGAAGAAAGGCGCGGTGCAGAATGGTCACGCCGCTCACCACAACCACCGCAAGACGGAGTAATGAAAACGTGTGCCAGGAAGTAAGAGTGTGAAGAATTCACATCCCTCACTCAGCAgagtgggagagatggagggaagaggaaagggagagagtggTAGGGAAAATGGATGAAGGAGAAGGAAAGGCATTCCTAAAGCCTGAGAACTACAGGTAGACCTGTACCTGTGGTTAGATACACTGTACTACAGTAtaaacactcagtcacacacacaattttgGATATACTACATTAATTGGCATGGACCTGTTATTATAGTCcattaataacacacacacacacacacacacgggtaaaTCTCAcgaaactgtaaaaaaaaaaaaaaaaaaaacattttgtcatTTTTCACGAAATGTCCTCTTAAATTACTGAGATTAGGATCTATACGTATCCATTTCATAATTATTATTAGTTTTTTTTATCAGATATTATGCATTCTACCAACATTTTCACCAAATTCTCATTTGTTTTCGAAGTCCAAAAAAGTTATAAatcaatatatataatattttttaacATTGCTCCCCTAATGAAAATGCCTGAGTTAAACATAACActgaaaatacaaatatttttaaATGACAATTATTATAACATTAAAATCAGACTTTTTCCCAATTTGAGCTCTTTAGCTTTTTTTCTAAGGACTACTCTAGATGATGCATCATGGGTAAAGAAATGTTTATTTAAAATCTGGAGTTTTATAGGTACTTGAAAAAAATGGTAATGAGACATATCCACAGACACTGCTTGTATgtaataaatattatagtttaatgtaAACTTCAAGTAGTATACCATTTTTATAATTTATGGACAAACTACAGCAAcgtattttgttttatttaaataAGTTAGGTTTTTCTAAAGATGTATTTTTATAACATTACCATGAATTTAATCAGGATGCATTTCAGTaatgaaaatgttttttgtttttttataattCAAGACACTTTCCCCAAAAACTAGACATCTTAGTCCTCAGGATGTCTAAAACTAGACATCTTAGTCCTCAGAATGTCTAAAACTAGACATCTTAGTCCTCAGAATGATAGTTGATTTTTGCAGATGCATCATAGTTTTGTAACTCAATTTGTTCCAGACATTTTAAAACTGGTTTCATGAgaatacccccccccacacacacaagttAAGGAATAGCACTGGGAACGTCAGTGTGATTTCAGTCCCTCTAAAAGAGTGTTCAAAAGGATGTGAAAGGAAGAGAGGACAGAATGATGAGAATGAAGggaagaagagaaggggagaaagtgTGATGCAGCTTCTACTATGGCTCTTCTTACTGTACTCATGTGCCTTACAGCCAGACTATGGTGCTTTTACCTTATTCTTTTATTTTTCACTTACCTTGTTGTTGCTTTAAACATGTTTTGTCCATGTGCCTTTATGTCCAATACTCCAATTGCCATGAAAGACAGACTTTAGAAAAGAGACACAACAAGATTTAACctgacacacaaatacacaatcaTGTGAATGTGTCCTTGTGTGAATGTTGATTTGGGGCTGACTTACAGATTCG
The sequence above is drawn from the Salmo salar chromosome ssa05, Ssal_v3.1, whole genome shotgun sequence genome and encodes:
- the lass2 gene encoding LAG1 homolog, ceramide synthase 2 isoform X1, which gives rise to MVSSLSEWFWNERLWFPEGLGWADLEDKDGRVYAKASDLWVVLPIALAFLVIRQIFERLVATPLAAVMGVKEKVRLTVSHNPTLESFYCTTTKNPSQSSIDSLCKQTGCSERQVQRWFRRRRNQDRPSLLKKFKEASWRFTFYLLAFIAGLAALIDKPWLYDFKEMWQGFPILTLLPSQYWYYMIELGFYVSLVFSVASDVKRKDFKEQMVHHMATIFLISFSWCVNYIRAGTLIMLLHDSSDYLLESAKIFIYAGWRNTSNYVFFLFAAVFIFTRLYIFPFYIIYSTYIYPMTMYSPFFGYYFLNFLMMVLQCLHIFWAILILRMAVRFLSSDEKVEDERSDKEETDESGEEEEGVEKKGAVQNGHAAHHNHRKTE